One window of the bacterium genome contains the following:
- a CDS encoding NPCBM/NEW2 domain-containing protein: protein MNPWAMLVLLCVLATPLCAKEGVSLLTPQEAEAVKAALPQTPQVPVGLENATDEELWDYVPPASLRRAVFLGPTDVGCPVHGKEVFRVGGGFYPWLYSADKPWQVKCPVGGETYPSNDFGAYLKGGMKDKSLLTGDYPDDGTGWVDAKGNRFFFVGYWVFHQRWYDVLRGITGFSNAYLATGKPEYAHKAAVLLCALAEQYPKMKYGEQGTQGNIGGMILPWCWENQSVVTPMSTAYDRLFPYLKQDNDQALRDFIKTKTDLPPRADAPVRRQIEQRFMQTIARTELSTDMYWSNECDHQLAFADWALAWDNNDPADGVTTKQAIEWIINNGGDNSLEELILNCTYRDGFPCEGAIGYSSAVAGRLVEVAERLRRCGYDLFREYPRLKQIAGCWIDMSLADGHTPSIGDAGSVLGSGRAWNAQMFHLAWDNTHDPKFAQALWMMKNVRYAAYTPDRTAELEQAVKKYGDQPNYRTRNLGGMGLAILESGGPQSPRGVALYYGSPAGGHSHHDRLNIEFLDHRQSMMPDLGYPDQWGAKAQQFTQNSIGHYSVLVDEQGEKDYKAGYLDFIKGSDGVQVVSARAERCFPGTSLYRRETALVDISPESCYLFDVFRVRGGKQHDWCFHLPPVPDWGVEGVTLSEPGKGTLAGEDIPEGGKHDANNGFNWLAHPQRGKPAGEFTFLSQANPPYPELRMTMLSGCADEVIVGDHESPRVRANLPQYMKWLLARRKGEGNLSSAFAAIIDTCGAGAPRSMQQVRRLAVAGGTEPVAAEIKTAAYTDTVISDETGEKPIALPGGGEIQGRWGMVRRDEQGVKQAMLIGGSKLRVGDVSIETAPCWEGAITALDFKANTLDVNVALPPGEALKGEWMVLSNGRHSTCYEIASVAPQGKGSRVQLTEISPMVGKGYVDSIEADKRIIHTDTRWRIFGKDYIWSNDFGPVLGGYILFNEDLSQGVEIEDCKLMPSRAREWWKPEPAWIKVAGKEPFANIFTDKNSDGKIGWWVYDFCPWFGFRITNSVAVKRLGAQAWQLDHQGAQVRLSLPSATALTKLIIRDGSGRAQVLACTHDAKTKRAQVTVPAGLIGPVTIALKSPENLNLADTEPPAVTEIKLDGKTVAAGDIGQLFLPDPPRSIEIKIADKLNRLDPQNTFVQAGEQTVCAGQPGVTLTLDQGNPKQGVLTIEPAKLLDFANRQEGATYGLTASLNDAGVTGAATQLAFRFILSPRIPEGSVYLSDLEPTKAFAHAGVKRNEAYLGGEMRLGGLLYQKGLMICPEVTNGPVNYGEAIYAIPPGKFRVFRAMVGICDDTEAGSVIFSVQLRKQGGEWREAVKSNLMLRSTAPQALTVPLGDADEIRLYTDANGDIGCDHAVFAGARFEP, encoded by the coding sequence ATGAACCCCTGGGCAATGCTCGTGCTGTTGTGCGTGCTGGCCACGCCGCTGTGCGCCAAGGAAGGGGTGTCGCTGCTGACGCCCCAGGAAGCCGAGGCCGTGAAGGCCGCCCTGCCGCAGACGCCCCAGGTCCCTGTCGGCCTGGAGAACGCGACGGATGAGGAGCTGTGGGACTACGTGCCGCCCGCGTCGCTGCGGCGGGCAGTGTTCCTGGGCCCGACGGACGTCGGCTGCCCCGTCCACGGCAAGGAGGTCTTCCGCGTTGGCGGGGGCTTCTACCCGTGGCTGTACTCGGCCGACAAGCCCTGGCAGGTCAAGTGTCCTGTGGGCGGAGAGACCTATCCCAGCAACGACTTCGGCGCGTACCTCAAGGGCGGGATGAAGGACAAGTCGCTGCTGACCGGCGACTACCCCGACGACGGCACGGGCTGGGTGGACGCCAAGGGCAACCGTTTCTTCTTCGTCGGCTACTGGGTCTTCCACCAGCGCTGGTATGACGTGCTGCGCGGGATCACCGGCTTCAGCAACGCCTATCTCGCCACCGGCAAGCCGGAGTACGCCCACAAGGCGGCCGTGCTGCTTTGCGCGCTGGCCGAGCAGTACCCGAAGATGAAGTACGGCGAGCAGGGCACCCAGGGCAACATCGGGGGGATGATCCTCCCGTGGTGCTGGGAGAACCAGAGCGTCGTCACGCCGATGTCCACGGCCTACGATCGCCTCTTCCCGTACCTAAAGCAGGACAACGACCAGGCCCTGCGCGACTTCATCAAGACCAAGACCGACCTGCCCCCGCGTGCGGACGCTCCCGTCCGCCGGCAGATCGAGCAGCGGTTCATGCAGACCATCGCCAGGACCGAGCTCAGCACTGACATGTACTGGTCGAACGAGTGCGACCACCAGTTGGCCTTCGCCGACTGGGCGCTGGCGTGGGACAACAACGACCCGGCCGACGGCGTCACGACCAAGCAGGCCATTGAGTGGATCATCAACAACGGCGGCGACAACTCACTGGAGGAGCTGATCCTCAACTGCACCTACCGCGACGGCTTCCCGTGCGAGGGCGCCATTGGCTACTCCTCGGCCGTGGCCGGGAGGCTGGTGGAGGTGGCCGAGCGGCTGCGGCGCTGCGGCTACGACCTGTTCCGCGAATACCCGCGCCTCAAGCAGATCGCCGGCTGCTGGATTGACATGTCCCTGGCCGACGGGCACACGCCGTCCATCGGCGACGCCGGGAGCGTGTTGGGCTCCGGCCGGGCGTGGAACGCCCAGATGTTCCACCTGGCCTGGGACAACACCCACGATCCGAAGTTCGCCCAGGCGCTGTGGATGATGAAGAACGTGCGCTACGCGGCCTACACGCCCGACCGCACGGCGGAGCTGGAGCAGGCCGTCAAGAAGTATGGTGACCAGCCGAACTATCGGACGCGCAACTTGGGGGGCATGGGGCTGGCGATCCTGGAGTCGGGCGGGCCGCAGAGCCCGCGCGGGGTCGCGCTGTACTACGGCAGTCCGGCCGGTGGGCATTCCCACCACGACCGGCTCAACATCGAGTTCCTCGACCACCGGCAGTCCATGATGCCCGACCTGGGCTACCCCGACCAGTGGGGCGCCAAGGCCCAGCAGTTCACCCAGAACAGCATCGGCCACTACTCGGTGCTGGTGGACGAGCAGGGGGAGAAGGACTACAAGGCGGGCTATCTGGACTTCATCAAGGGCAGCGACGGCGTGCAGGTCGTGTCAGCCCGCGCCGAACGCTGCTTCCCCGGCACGAGCCTGTACCGGCGCGAGACCGCGCTGGTGGATATCTCCCCCGAAAGCTGCTACCTGTTCGACGTGTTCCGCGTGCGTGGCGGCAAGCAGCACGACTGGTGCTTCCACCTGCCACCGGTGCCCGACTGGGGCGTCGAGGGCGTGACGCTGTCGGAACCGGGCAAGGGCACGCTGGCCGGCGAGGACATCCCCGAGGGCGGCAAGCATGACGCCAACAACGGCTTCAACTGGCTGGCACACCCCCAGCGCGGTAAGCCGGCCGGGGAGTTCACGTTCCTGTCGCAAGCCAACCCACCCTATCCCGAGTTGCGCATGACGATGCTCTCCGGCTGCGCGGATGAGGTCATCGTGGGCGACCACGAGTCCCCGCGCGTCAGGGCGAACCTCCCGCAGTACATGAAGTGGCTGCTGGCCCGGCGCAAGGGCGAGGGCAACCTCAGCAGCGCCTTCGCTGCCATCATTGATACATGCGGGGCTGGAGCCCCGCGCTCCATGCAGCAAGTGCGCCGCCTCGCTGTCGCCGGCGGCACGGAGCCCGTGGCCGCCGAGATCAAGACCGCCGCCTACACCGACACCGTCATCTCCGACGAGACGGGCGAGAAGCCGATCGCGCTGCCGGGGGGCGGGGAGATACAGGGGCGCTGGGGGATGGTCCGTCGCGACGAGCAGGGCGTAAAGCAGGCGATGCTCATCGGCGGCAGCAAGCTCAGAGTGGGCGATGTGAGCATCGAGACGGCCCCCTGCTGGGAGGGCGCCATCACCGCACTGGACTTCAAGGCGAACACGCTCGACGTGAATGTCGCCCTGCCACCCGGCGAGGCACTGAAGGGCGAGTGGATGGTCCTCTCCAACGGGCGGCACAGCACCTGCTACGAGATCGCCTCGGTCGCACCGCAGGGCAAGGGCAGCCGGGTGCAGCTCACCGAGATCAGCCCGATGGTCGGCAAGGGGTACGTGGACAGCATCGAGGCGGACAAGCGGATCATCCACACCGACACCCGCTGGCGCATCTTCGGCAAGGACTACATCTGGAGCAATGACTTCGGTCCGGTGCTGGGCGGGTACATCCTGTTCAACGAGGACCTGTCGCAGGGCGTGGAGATCGAGGATTGCAAGCTAATGCCCTCGCGGGCGCGGGAGTGGTGGAAGCCCGAGCCGGCGTGGATCAAGGTGGCGGGCAAGGAGCCCTTCGCCAACATCTTCACCGACAAGAACAGTGACGGCAAGATCGGCTGGTGGGTATACGACTTCTGTCCGTGGTTTGGCTTCCGCATCACGAACAGCGTTGCGGTCAAGCGGCTGGGCGCCCAGGCCTGGCAACTCGACCACCAGGGGGCGCAGGTGCGGCTCAGCCTGCCCTCCGCCACGGCGCTGACGAAGCTCATCATCCGCGATGGCTCGGGCCGGGCACAGGTACTGGCCTGCACTCACGACGCGAAGACCAAGCGGGCCCAGGTGACGGTGCCGGCGGGTCTGATCGGGCCTGTCACGATTGCGCTGAAGTCTCCCGAAAACCTGAACCTGGCCGATACCGAGCCCCCCGCCGTGACGGAGATCAAGCTCGACGGCAAGACCGTGGCCGCCGGCGACATCGGGCAGCTCTTCCTGCCCGACCCGCCCCGGAGCATCGAGATCAAGATCGCGGACAAGCTGAACCGTCTCGACCCGCAGAACACCTTCGTGCAGGCCGGGGAGCAGACGGTCTGCGCCGGGCAGCCCGGCGTGACGCTGACCCTCGACCAGGGCAACCCGAAACAGGGCGTCCTCACCATCGAGCCGGCGAAGCTACTGGACTTCGCCAACCGCCAGGAGGGCGCGACGTACGGCCTCACCGCCAGCCTCAACGACGCCGGCGTGACGGGCGCCGCGACGCAGTTGGCGTTCCGCTTCATCCTTAGCCCCCGGATCCCGGAGGGGTCGGTCTACCTGAGCGACCTGGAGCCGACGAAGGCCTTCGCCCACGCCGGGGTGAAGCGCAATGAAGCGTATCTGGGGGGCGAGATGCGGCTGGGGGGACTGCTGTACCAGAAGGGGCTGATGATCTGCCCGGAGGTCACCAACGGCCCCGTGAACTACGGCGAGGCGATCTACGCCATCCCGCCGGGCAAGTTCCGGGTGTTCCGCGCGATGGTCGGCATCTGCGATGACACCGAGGCCGGGAGCGTCATCTTCTCGGTGCAACTCCGCAAGCAGGGCGGCGAATGGCGCGAGGCCGTGAAGTCGAACCTGATGCTGCGTTCGACGGCCCCGCAGGCGCTGACGGTGCCGCTGGGCGATGCCGATGAGATCAGGCTGTACACCGACGCCAATGGCGACATCGGCTGCGACCACGCGGTCTTCGCCGGCGCCCGGTTCGAGCCGTGA
- a CDS encoding sugar phosphate isomerase/epimerase — protein sequence MLRIGNMLWRIGRLLDVERQMAWTQRAGFDGVGLHASAGTPGHWRGVEPDICPPEERARLRGQLADFAFLEIHSPFAIDLQTESLAEGVAALAPVLDFARDLGACVVTVHAHLTAAEGPGWRQAMQEVDARGAAANTVVALEITEGFEAVLGWDLPHVGVNLDVGHMVLPVNGVPLGRYGGFGPLIGLLGPKLVHLHLHDVRGSVDHIEIGTGEIAFDRIVGGLADIGYTGTATLEMNPDRVPPAGIRRSLGTFRSALGAGWPAR from the coding sequence ATGCTGAGAATCGGCAACATGCTCTGGCGCATCGGCCGTCTGCTGGACGTCGAGCGCCAGATGGCCTGGACGCAGCGCGCGGGCTTCGACGGGGTGGGCCTGCACGCCAGCGCGGGCACGCCGGGGCACTGGCGCGGGGTCGAGCCCGACATCTGCCCACCGGAGGAGCGCGCGCGGCTGCGCGGCCAGCTCGCCGACTTCGCCTTCCTCGAGATCCACTCCCCCTTCGCGATTGACCTGCAGACCGAGAGCCTGGCGGAGGGGGTGGCGGCCCTGGCGCCGGTGCTCGACTTCGCCCGCGATCTCGGCGCCTGTGTCGTGACCGTCCACGCCCATCTGACCGCAGCCGAGGGGCCGGGCTGGCGGCAGGCCATGCAGGAGGTGGACGCCCGGGGCGCCGCCGCCAACACGGTGGTCGCGCTGGAGATCACCGAGGGGTTCGAGGCCGTGCTCGGCTGGGACTTGCCGCACGTCGGCGTGAACCTCGATGTCGGGCACATGGTCCTGCCGGTCAACGGCGTGCCGCTCGGGCGCTACGGGGGTTTCGGCCCGCTCATCGGTCTGCTCGGGCCAAAGCTCGTGCACCTGCACCTCCACGATGTACGCGGCAGCGTGGACCACATCGAGATCGGCACGGGGGAGATCGCGTTCGACCGGATCGTCGGGGGGCTGGCAGACATCGGCTACACCGGCACGGCGACCCTGGAGATGAACCCGGACCGCGTGCCCCCCGCGGGCATCCGTCGCAGCCTGGGCACATTCCGCAGCGCTCTGGGCGCCGGATGGCCCGCGCGATGA
- a CDS encoding metallophosphatase family protein, whose amino-acid sequence MKRLWIADVHANLPAFEAVLDDAGPVDEIIFLGDIIGYGPHPAACVDLLRDRRPRAVLGNHDAAVLALQGDARAQGGAFHWDLWTLRQLSEAQLAFLQALPETVALSACGQDGLARHQLPGAPYLHPAMPDDILAAHCGPLPAPLVLCGHSHRALDRSIAGRRLVCLPPVGQPRNGDPRAGYAVEQAGRLTFHFTPYDVERVAADVARLGLPEPFCQRWINFVRTAADAQWSREYVPDNDA is encoded by the coding sequence ATGAAGCGGCTGTGGATTGCCGACGTTCACGCCAACCTGCCGGCCTTCGAGGCTGTGCTGGACGACGCCGGCCCCGTGGATGAGATCATCTTCCTGGGTGACATCATCGGCTACGGCCCGCACCCGGCGGCGTGTGTGGACCTGCTGAGGGACCGGCGCCCGCGGGCAGTGCTGGGCAATCACGATGCTGCAGTGCTGGCCCTGCAGGGCGATGCGCGCGCTCAGGGCGGCGCGTTCCACTGGGACCTGTGGACACTGCGTCAGCTCAGCGAGGCGCAACTCGCGTTCTTGCAGGCGCTGCCTGAGACGGTGGCCCTGTCGGCCTGCGGGCAGGACGGGCTGGCGCGGCACCAACTGCCGGGAGCGCCGTACCTGCACCCGGCGATGCCGGATGACATCCTGGCCGCGCACTGTGGCCCGCTGCCTGCGCCACTGGTGCTGTGTGGGCATTCGCACCGCGCGTTGGACCGCAGCATCGCGGGACGCCGGCTCGTGTGCCTGCCGCCGGTGGGCCAGCCGCGCAACGGGGACCCGCGCGCCGGCTACGCGGTCGAGCAGGCTGGGCGCCTGACGTTCCACTTCACTCCCTACGACGTGGAGCGCGTGGCCGCCGATGTCGCGCGGCTCGGCCTGCCCGAGCCCTTCTGCCAACGCTGGATCAACTTCGTCCGCACTGCCGCGGATGCGCAATGGTCGCGCGAGTACGTGCCTGACAACGACGCGTGA